In Erigeron canadensis isolate Cc75 chromosome 8, C_canadensis_v1, whole genome shotgun sequence, the DNA window tatacaataataatacaCTTCAAATCCTTGCTTTTGATACCGAATAGAAAAACTTGGGGACAGGTACTTTGCTTTTGATAATTGACCTGAATGGCATCTATATATTCACAAAACTTCTCACCTGGGAAAAAATATCAATTTCTCTTTGGTTTACCAGCCAGGTATATGCTGGTTCAACATCACAACTTTCAACCTTCAAGCTGGATCCATCTTTTTCGCAATTGATTTTGGACAGGTTGCACCAAAATGCGTTGGTGTTGAGTATACAAGGTGCATCTAATGTTTATGAAAGTTCTGACGGGGTGACTGTTTACCGGATTGCTTCAAGAGATGCATACAACCAGCTGCAGAGAACAATGCAATTGCACCAAATGCTATGATAGTCGAATTTTCAATGCTCCCATTGTAACCTCTCTGCCATATAATAAACCCTTATCAGCCAAATTGAGATTCCCATGTTTATCACATCATAGATAATTAGATACATTCATGTTAATAAGCCGAAGATAATAGATTCATGCTGATACtccatgaattttaaaaaaGGATATCTTTGTTTGCATctcttatcaaaaataaatatatgtttgacATAGCGTAAAATTTTCTGATACAAAGTCTAAGTTGGGGTCTGAAACTTCATTCGACGAAGGGAGCTGATGCATGCGACCTGCGACCTGACCCAACCCgcaatatcttttattttagtaAGTTACCGTTTTTATTATGGATTTATTTGTTTCCTATTTTAGTGGTGTTAGAATTAGTATATATAGGGATTCTAGTTATTGTAAATTCAGTTCATTAAGTTGTATAAGAAAATTGACATTTGTCAAGAAAACCTTTATGGTTTCGGTCTTTATTAATCGTTTGTTCTTGAGTAAATCGATTGCTAAAAAAACTGCATCAGAAACTTCCATTGATGGGTCAAAGAGCTCAAGATACGGATATATACGAATATAGAGGCAGGATGGGTATTATGCATGAGGAAGactatacaattattaatatGGATGGTGATggttattttattgaaaaatatgaAGACTCGGATTGTGGTAATGCATGTGGGTATGAAACTTTTAACAAGGATAATACACTTATGAGTTCAAGGAAATTAAAGTATGGCAAAGAATCAAGAGTAAAGGTTGGGTCATGTATCAATTCAAATAGTGTTTCATCTCATTGTGCGATAAAACTAGCCAGATGTAAATACGTCAACAAAATTCAATCAGTTGCAAAAGAGTACCATCAAGTTCAATTTTGGTTCGTCCCACTTAAGTATCACGAGCATAATGTTATGTCACTATCTAGTGGTTGTTTTCAACTCAAGTGGCTTTGGTTTGAAGGCAAAACTCGAGGACGAGTTTTTTCGAAGTGGGTGCAAATGATGCAGGCGAGCCGTAAACAGACCCAACCtgaatatcttttatttttataagtttttattttattatggattGATTTGTTTCCTATTCTAGGTGTTAGGATTAGTATAGATAGGGATTCTAGATATTGTAAAATTCAGTTCATTATTATTAAGTTTCATAACTTGACATTTGTCAAGAAAACCTTTATGGTTTCGGTCTTTCATTAATCGTTTGTTCTTTAGCCATTTGATTGCTGAAAAAACTGCATCAGGAGCAACTGTACATTCAAAACTATATTAAGTGcctttataattattaatcGAGCCAAACCTTCTACCAACTTTCTTGAGCTACATACCTGGATCAGGCAGAAAAGAATTGCAGCATTTGCGGGAGCTAGAGACAGGCTAATCATTCCTCCACGCAGCTCATTTGGCACATACCTGTTTATGAAGTGAGGAAGGATTCGGAAATTACTTTTCCACTTGATTGCaagaaaattgataaaataaatttagCGTATATAACTTGGGGTGGCAAATGGATGACGAGGCACACCAGTTTCAGTTCAAAAAGCTAATTTAGGTACTAATATAAAAGAGTCCAATAGCATTGACTTAAAACACTTTCTATTGAAATTTCTAATATGTCTTTTACAGAAAACTAAGGTGTCAAACATGATTACAAACCTTTACACGATTTCAATAACCgattaactttttcttttacaaaaatGTTTTAGCAGGTTTATGCATCAGAATCACTAAAGTTTGAGTTTAGACCCAATTGGCCCATCACTTTTTGAGCTATCTTTCTTATCCTAATGTGCCAGTTAGATAAAGATCATAGCCAGAAACAACTCTTTCATACGTGGATGGCACAGAATTTTGCCACCTTAAGTATATATACAAgacaagaaaaaacaaacagaaCATTGCTTACAAAGTTCTCAATCTGGCTAAAGAAGGTAAAATGAGGCCAACACAAGCATGAAACATACAAAAGAGTCCTACAAGAATTCCAATTTCCTGCAAAAGTTTTGCAGCTTAATAACCAATCCACAAAATGTCATTAGCTATCATAATGTAATTACTAAAACAGAACGTACCTGATAATCATAAGCTACTATTGACAGAGCTAGCCCTGCTATAATGAATGCATATACTAGGCAATCCTCGGTTCTGAGGGGTAATGGTCCATTAATGAACCATGGAAAAATTGTGCTTCCTAACATTTTAGCTCCCGACAAACAAGGATATATCACGCCCAGATTAACTTCTCGACCATCAGCCTGAAATCAAGATTTGATAGGTAGACTAAGCATCATATTAATTACAGTATGCtcatcaaaaagaaagaaagaataactTTAAGCTAAAAAGTACATTCATGATCCATATAGCATAAAATACAGTACACTACTTTTTAGGCAGGTATGTATATTGAAGAGTCTATGGGATTGTGCAATGATCTTCATTACAGATTCAgaatgttattaaaaaaaaggcaTTTGAAAAATGTTGTTGAAATGAAAGTAAGATGCATAACATACCACTATAGTTGGGGCCCATAATATCCAAAATGCTACAACAGAGAACTGAACGCAAGATTGTGCCCAGCCCAATAACCATATTCTTTTATCTGCAAATATCACATTACATTTGTGAGAAACTTCTCACACAAACATATACTCTTGACGTTACTTTTCACAGCCTTTCGTCATATATATAAAGTCAATTCTCAAGCATCATATTTTTGTAGTTTATATTCCTCTAAGATAACAATTGTGACTCCAAAGGAGTTGTTATTCGTAGGGTTAATGGTTTCAATATGAAGGATACACGAATATCTATTGTTGTATACCCAACTAAAAGTGTGTCTACTGTAGATATTTAACTTTCAAATCTCAGTTATTAGATGTACCCAAATCCAATAACCGAGATTTGAAAGATGAATACCTACAACAGACATACTTTTAGTTGGACACACACAATAGACATACATGTAGAGTTGATTAAATTTTGGAACCATTGGTGTGTTTACCAGAGAAAATATGTGTATTTAGTGACACATGATACTCCTTAAATGTTGAAGGTGGAGATTCTCTCCATTCTTGTGCTATGGAAATGATACTGACAAGTGCCAATAATGCAGTAACAGTTGAAGGAGTAAACATGTTCCTCTCAATGTCACTACCGACCAACCAATTTACAAGCACTTGGCTGCCAATTAAAGATGCAGACTCAAGGAAGGTCATTAACCAAAACATTTCATTCAACGAATCTAACCTGTGGCCTAGCTGTAAAAACCAACAGATATCTCTAGTTAGCAATGTGTGACATCAGAATTGGTTAAGGAGGAGATGGAAATATATATCAAGTAAAAGAATTATCTAACGTGACCAATGACATCATGTAAAAGCACCAACCTTGTCATGCTCAACCACCATCCACGTCTCGAAACCAAAAGAATATATTGAACTGGCTATAGAAAGGCAAATGCTTGCTAACCAAATGCTTGGATGTGAAAAAAGTCTCTTGCAAACAGAAATAACAAGGTGCAGCATGCAAAACATCAAGCAAACTTTTTTTCTACCTCTGTAAAAAAAGCATAATAATTACCATCCATATTTCACACCATCCAACCAAGCTAAGATACTAAATACTATGGACACTAACTGAGATGTGCAGTTGACTTGTTTCTACTACATTGTAATCCAAAAATATGAATTCAAGAGATCGGATATGTATGTTTAGTCTGCGGCGTGCAGCTCCTAACGACCTACAACAAGACAGTAGCCAACTAATTCTGCTCAAATGTAACTCTATCTAGGTGGCAACACATAATATAACAGGACAATGCAGTGGTACTAGGATATACTGGGCTATACTAGGAAAACACTCATAACTACTCGATTGGTTTGTTGACCAATATTGTTTGTTAACTTGTCACATTGTATTCTATAATTATACAAGACAGGAGACTTACATTAAGTCAGACAGCATCCCTAAGCAAGTCCCAGCAAATAATGCAGATGCCGAACCAACGACAAGGCTCGACACCATTTGATCCTTACTTAAACCGAAATACGCCATCTCGTATTCCCCAAACACTGACCACATTCCTTCCATCACTaaccaaacatcaaaaacacaATCATTACAGTACACATTCCAACAATATGTacaataatacatacatatgtgtgtgtgtcagtgtgtatatatatatatacctgaagagagagagaaaatgaagataaaatGTCTCTGAAAGCgaagaaaagaagatgaaaatgatTGATCAAAAACAGAGGAAATCCTGGAGGAATTATTTTGAGGTAAAAAAATGATTGAAAGTAAACatgatataaatatgaatattgaGAGTGGCTGCTGATTGTTTTCCCAAACTTGGCTTTC includes these proteins:
- the LOC122579170 gene encoding molybdate-anion transporter, translated to MGVVIESQVWENNQQPLSIFIFISCLLSIIFLPQNNSSRISSVFDQSFSSSFLRFQRHFIFIFSLSSVMEGMWSVFGEYEMAYFGLSKDQMVSSLVVGSASALFAGTCLGMLSDLIGRKKVCLMFCMLHLVISVCKRLFSHPSIWLASICLSIASSIYSFGFETWMVVEHDKLGHRLDSLNEMFWLMTFLESASLIGSQVLVNWLVGSDIERNMFTPSTVTALLALVSIISIAQEWRESPPSTFKEYHVSLNTHIFSDKRIWLLGWAQSCVQFSVVAFWILWAPTIVADGREVNLGVIYPCLSGAKMLGSTIFPWFINGPLPLRTEDCLVYAFIIAGLALSIVAYDYQEIGILVGLFCMFHACVGLILPSLARLRTLYVPNELRGGMISLSLAPANAAILFCLIQRGYNGSIENSTIIAFGAIALFSAAGCMHLLKQSGKQSPRQNFHKH